The Methylocystis bryophila genome contains the following window.
GGGGCGGCGGTTTGTTTTTGGGCTCGAGCGCGATGCGGGCCGCCCTACAGACGCGCCGCCTAGAGCATGTCACGGAAAAGTGCGAAGCGGTTTTCCGGTGAGGACATGCTCTAAGTTCATGATTTGGAGCTGTGTCCTTTTCGATCGCGTGATTCCGCGCGATCGGGACGCGCTCTAGGGGAGCGAGAGCTTTGACGTCGGCGCTTTATCCAACTTACGCTCGCGCGGATCTCGCCTTCGAGAGCGGCGAGGGCCCTTGGCTCGTCGCGAGCAACGGCGGGCGTTATCTCGATTTTGGCGCGGGAGTTGCCGTCAACTCGCTCGGCCATGCCCATCCGCGCCTTCTCGAAGCCTTGCAACAGGGCGCGACGCGGCCCTGGCACGTCTCCAACCTCTATCAGATACCCCAGGCGGAACGGCTCGCGCAGCGGCTCGTCGACGCGAGCTTCGCGGACGAGGTCTTTCTTTGCAATTCCGGTGCGGAAGCGATCGAATGCGCGATCAAGACCGCCCGCAAGTTCCACGCCGCCAACGGCGAGCCGCAACGCTACCGGCTGATCACCTTCGAAGGCGCGTTCCACGGCCGCACGCTCGCCACTCTCTCCGCCGGCGGCAATCGCAAATATCTCGACGGCTTTGGCCCGCCGGTCGAAGGTTTCGATCAGGCGCCCTTCGGCGACCTGGCCGCGGTGGAGACGCTGATCGGCCCCGAGACGGCGGGCGTGCTCATCGAGTCGATCCAGGGCGAGGGAGGCATTCGCGTGTTTCCGCTCGAGTTCCTGCGCGCGCTCCGCACGCTTTGCGATCAGCGTGGCCTGCTGCTTGTCGTCGACGAGGTGCAGACCGGAGTTGGGCGATTGGGAAGCTTTCTCGCCATCGAAAGAGCGGGCGTTTCACCCGACATTGCTGCGCTCGCGAAGGGACTCGGCGGCGGATTCCCCATTGGCGCCTGCCTTGCGACGAAAGAAGCGGCCAAGGGCATGACGCTCGGCGCCCATGGATCGACTTTCGGCGGGAATCCGCTCGCGGCGAGCATCGCCAATGCCGTTCTCGACGTTGTTCTCTCGGAAGGTTTTCTCGAGCGCGTCAAACGGCTGGAGCCGGTGCTGCGCCAGCAGCTCGCCGAGCTCGAGGACGAGCATCCGCAGATCATCGACAGCCTGCGCGGCGAGGGGCTGATGTTCGGCCTCAAGACGCGCGTCCCCAATCTCGAATTTCTCAAAGCGGCGCGTGACGCGGGGCTGCTCCTCGTCGCGG
Protein-coding sequences here:
- a CDS encoding aspartate aminotransferase family protein: MTSALYPTYARADLAFESGEGPWLVASNGGRYLDFGAGVAVNSLGHAHPRLLEALQQGATRPWHVSNLYQIPQAERLAQRLVDASFADEVFLCNSGAEAIECAIKTARKFHAANGEPQRYRLITFEGAFHGRTLATLSAGGNRKYLDGFGPPVEGFDQAPFGDLAAVETLIGPETAGVLIESIQGEGGIRVFPLEFLRALRTLCDQRGLLLVVDEVQTGVGRLGSFLAIERAGVSPDIAALAKGLGGGFPIGACLATKEAAKGMTLGAHGSTFGGNPLAASIANAVLDVVLSEGFLERVKRLEPVLRQQLAELEDEHPQIIDSLRGEGLMFGLKTRVPNLEFLKAARDAGLLLVAAGDNVVRLLPPLIIDESHIAEAGKRLRAACVALESAALAGAAQ